In Salvelinus namaycush isolate Seneca chromosome 20, SaNama_1.0, whole genome shotgun sequence, the following proteins share a genomic window:
- the LOC120064907 gene encoding leucine-rich repeat neuronal protein 1-like, translating into MARGRFIYCLLGQLLAGLILASVGLSSIQRDNECPQLCVCEIRPWFTPQSTYREATTVDCNDLRLTRIPSNLSSDTQVLLLQSNYIARTSEELEQLFNLTELDLSQNNFSSIHNVGLTNMSQLTTLHLEENQITELPDYCLQDLSNLQELYINHNQINIISPNALSGLHNLLRLHLNSNRLKAIDSRWFESTPNLEILMIGENPVVGILDFNFKPLVNLRSLVLAGMDLTDIPGNAFVGLDNLESLSFYDNKLIRVPQNALQKLPNLKFLDLNKNPVHKIQEGDFKNMLRLKELGINNMGELVSIDRFAVDNLPELTKLEATNNPKFSYVNRQAFRDVPALESLMLNNNALNALYQSTVDSLPNLREISIHSNPLRCDCVIQWMSSNKTSIRFMEPLSMFCALPVEVRGQHVRELLQQDSAEQCLPMISHDSFPNHLNLDIGMTVDLDCRAMSQPEPDIYWVTPVGNKVMVETLSDKYSLSSEGTLRISQIQVEDSGRYTCVAQNAEGADTRVTAIRVNGTLLDSTQLMKVYVKKTESHSILVSWKVNSNVMTSNLKWSSATMKIDNPHITYTARVPVDVHEYNLTHLQPATEYEVCLIVSNIHQQTQKSCVNVTTKHAAFAVEISDQGTNTALAAVMGTMFGIISLASMAVYISKRWKRKNYNHSLKKYMQKTSSIPLNELYPPLINLWEADSEKEKEVSSSSETKSGQVDTTRSYYMW; encoded by the coding sequence atggctAGAGGGAGGTTCATCTACTGTCTACTAGGGCAGTTGTTGGCTGGCTTGATTCTGGCGTCCGTTGGACTATCCTCCATCCAGAGAGATAATGAGTGtccccagctgtgtgtgtgtgagatccgACCCTGGTTCACCCCCCAATCCACCTACAGAGAAGCCACGACGGTGGATTGTAACGACCTCCGTCTCACACGCATCCCAAGCAACCTGTCCAGCGACACTCAGGTGCTCCTCCTGCAGAGCAATTACATCGCCAGAACCAGTGAGGAGCTGGAGCAGCTCTTCAACCTGACCGAGCTGGACCTGTCTCAGAACAACTTCAGCAGCATCCACAATGTGGGCCTCACCAACATGTCCCAGctcaccacactgcaccttgAAGAGAACCAGATTACTGAATTGCCTGACTACTGCCTACAGGACCTCAGCAACCTGCAAGAGCTCTACATCAACCATAACCAGATCAACATAATCTCCCCAAACGCCCTCTCTGGTCTGCACAATCTGCTCAGGCTCCATCTCAACTCCAACAGGCTCAAGGCCATTGACAGTCGCTGGTTTGAGTCAACGCCCAACCTTGAGATCCTCATGATCGGGGAAAATCCTGTTGTTGGCATCCTGGACTTTAACTTCAAGCCGCTTGTAAACCTGAGGAGCTTGGTTCTGGCTGGAATGGATTTAACAGACATCCCTGGAAATGCCTTTGTGGGACTAGACAACCTAGAGAGTCTCTCCTTCTACGACAATAAGCTAATTAGAGTTCCTCAGAACGCCCTTCAGAAACTACCTAACCTCAAGTTCTTGGACTTGAACAAAAACCCTGTGCACAAAATCCAAGAGGGGGACTTTAAGAACATGCTGAGGCTGAAAGAGCTGGGCATAAACAACATGGGGGAGCTGGTCTCCATTGACCGCTTTGCCGTCGATAACCTCCCTGAGCTTACCAAGCTGGAGGCTACTAATAACCCCAAATTTTCCTACGTGAACCGCCAAGCTTTCCGTGACGTCCCTGCCCTGGAGAGCCTCATGTTGAACAACAATGCCCTTAACGCCCTCTACCAGTCCACTGTGGACTCCCTGCCCAACTTGCGTGAGATCAGCATCCACAGCAACCCCCTGCGATGTGACTGCGTCATCCAGTGGATGAGCTCCAACAAGACCAGCATCCGCTTCATGGAACCCCTCTCCATGTTCTGTGCCCTTCCAGTcgaggtcagaggtcagcatgtgAGGGAGTTGCTCCAGCAGGACTCAGCAGAGCAGTGTCTGCCCATGATCTCCCACGACAGCTTTCCCAACCACCTGAACCTGGACATAGGCATGACTGTGGACCTGGACTGCCGTGCAATGTCCCAGCCTGAGCCAGATATCTACTGGGTCACACCTGTAGGGAACAAGGTGATGGTGGAAACCCTGTCTGATAAATACAGCCTCAGTAGCGAGGGAACACTGCGTATCTCTCAAATCCAGGTCGAGGACTCTGGCAGGTATACCTGTGTGGCCCAGAATGCTGAGGGGGCGGACACTCGGGTGACTGCTATTAGGGTGAATGGTACTCTCTTAGACAGCACACAGTTGATGAAAGTGTACGTGAAGAAGACTGAGTCCCACTCCATTCTGGTTTCCTGGAAGGTGAACTCCAACGTCATGACCTCCAACCTCAAGTGGTCATCTGCCACCATGAAGATAGACAACCCCCACATCACCTACACAGCCAGGGTCCCAGTGGATGTCCATGAGTATAACCTCACACACCTACAGCCCGCCACCGAGTATGAGGTATGTCTCATCGTCTCCAACATCCACCAGCAGACACAGAAGTCCTGTGTCAATGTCACAACGAAGCACGCTGCCTTCGCTGTGGAGATATCTGACCAAGGCACTAACACCGCTCTCGCAGCGGTCATGGGTACCATGTTCGGCATCATCAGCCTGGCCTCTATGGCTGTGTACATTTCCAAGAGGTGGAAGAGGAAAAACTACAATCACTCCCTGAAAAAGTACATGCAGAAAAcatcctccatccccctcaatgaGCTCTACCCTCCCCTCATCAACCTGTGGGAGGCGGACagtgagaaggagaaagaggtTTCCTCCTCATCAGAGACCAAATCAGGCCAGGTGGACACAACACGGAGCTACTACATGTGGTGA